The DNA region GAAAAACTCACTATTGAACAACAGCAAGTAGCCATGGTAGAATGCAAGAACTTCAGTAGGATCAATAGGAGTTGGTGATCTTTGCAATAGTTTAGATATGTTTTGCGAGTGTACATTGGAAATGTTGCATGTGCAACTTTTATACACAAAACGTGTAACTCAGTGATGGGATATGCTGCTTGAGTTGGTGGGATGGTGCAAGTACTGTTAGCTCAACTCCCTTATAGCAAACTTTAAGTCATTTGCACCTCTATAATATGGTAAGTTGTTTCGATATATAGGCAGAACATTGATATCATTATAAGAAACAAGAATATTATTCCAACATTCTTATACACACTTAACactcttttttttacataaaaagaaTTGAGAAACTTTCTCTCTTTCGTTTTATATACATGTATAAAAGAAAAGTGGAGAACATAAATGTAGAAAATGAGTGCAAGAATAGCATTACTAAAGAAAGGATGCACACCCATGTAATAAGTTTACTACTTACCGTTCATCTCCTTTCCACATATCCTTCTGCTTTGGACCCTTGGGCCCTTCCTTTGGACCCCAATTCATGCAAAAATTTAACCGTGGGGGCTCTCTAATTTGTGACCCCAAATATTCAGCAGCAACAATTTCAAACCAAGTTGCCATATCCATGACTGCATCACTTTTTGCTGCATCATTCCTTACACCTAACCCTCTCATCCCTTGCATAACTAGGCCAGGTTTTGGGAACAAGGCATGGCCATGCAATGAAGAATAAGCCACAGGTCTATTACCATTTTGGAACTCAAGCTCAGATGCATCCTCCCATTGACCCTTACTATGTTGTGAGAAATAAACCTTCCATAATTCTCCATTGAAGTTGCTTATCCTTAATGTCAAATGCTCCCAATCTCCCACATGTTCCCCTTTGGTCCTTAGTGGAATGTTAGTGCATGCCACTTTTGCCCTTGCACCCCCATTAAATGGGTAGAAAACCCACATGACAATGTCAGTGAAAGTTCCACCAAGCATTGGTTTAACATGAACATAAGCTTGTGAACTTGCCAAATCTCCTTTCTTGACACTAACTCTCTTGGTTTCATCCAAAGGCAGGTCCAACCAATAGGTagcatcatcataatcattggAACTGCCTTGTGGAAGGTTAGTACCATTTGGTTCTATTGAACTCTCCCTTATGACACCCTTTCTTTTCTCAATTAGTACTGCCCCATTGGTGAAAAACCAATCCACAGAGGAAGGGAGGTACTCTTCCATAGGATGCAAGTACATGTATGGAGAATAAGCCTTGATCATTGCCTTAATTTGGGATAAATTGGGCATGTAAGAAAAGCTACCCTTGgtatttttcaaacaaaaaataggaAAAGCTTTGGAATTTGTCCCTCCTCCACTTTGAGCTAGGAAGGTTCCTACACTAACCCCTTGAGCTTCAATGCCTCTCTTGATTGGCCTAACATCATACACATTGAACCTCTTGTTTTCTGTTCTCCAAAGCTTCATTGAATGGCATGTTGTGGATTCATCAGTTAGGTCTGATCTAACACACCTGATTTTGTCAAGGGAAGGCTTCTCTGGTGAGGTGGTGACAACATGGCCAACAGGATTATAGCCATCAGGGGATATTGGTAACCAAATGTAGCCATGTCCGTCTTGCTTTATTTTTTGAGACTTGGTGTTCCATACCAATTTGTAATCAACTGGTTCGGCTAAAGCTCCATTAGAGGTTGAAGAGTTATCTTTCCCCACAAGAACACAACCATGAAGAGGCTTGTTGTTGGGTTGGCAGTAACATCCCAGCATAAAGAACCCTTCAGATAGACCTGTTGGTTCAAAAAAAGTGGCCCCTAGATTATTTGGTCCACCTTCATAGGTAGTCCAAACCttgttgaatgttgaaatttgtGACACTAGCAACCCACCACCAAGGTCTATGATGCCGGTTGCAAATCCACCACCTACAAATTAAAATCCGTGACAattaatccaataaaaaaaacatcactaAAATTACCGTAACCAAATTAATCAGAAAATATTAACCAACTTGCTTATCTTATCAGAGTATACATCTAGAAAGAAATGAAGAGATGTATTATTGAATAATGCTACCTGGTGGCCAAACTGGTATATCAGCAGGAAGCTTAAATGTGGTTTCAATGGGTAGATTTTGCTTTTTCTTGAATTGGCTAAGAGAACTCGACATTGCCTTGTAAGGTTGAATGCTATCCAATATGGCTATTAATTGTTCGTAAGAGTAAAATATGTGCATTTTGCAAGAAGCATATTCTTTTCGTGAAACTTAgctacaaaaataaatttgtaaaatggGCTATAGTAGCAATGTAATaagaaaaatccttcaaatatTCCTCTTGGCGTGAACAAACTAGCCAAGATATTGTGATCGAAGGTTATATTTCGTATATAGGTGATCCAACCCTTCTTTGCTTTTTCTTGGAGAGATATTTTCAAGAATGAGGATCTTCTTTCACCAAGAAAGAATAACTTCATGACAAGGACAGATTCTAGATGGCATTTTTATGAGAGCccgaaaaataaactaaataaaaacaatacatttttattttgaagaaagCAAAATTGCCATGAccttttgtatatataattattggttGTTTGCGCAACTAAGTATGCATTAGAAGTCTAATATGCAAAAGGAATATTGATTACATGACTAACACTTCACACATATTcaatatttatcattattattattatcatcaattcTAGGAAAAGATtattatacaataaataaagaaattaaaaaaaatatattaattaactatatatatatatatatatatatatatatatatatatatatatatatataatattaaattgtcTACACAGGTAAAAGAGATTATAACATATAATGAAAGtaaatataatcatttgatctcgacaaattttaataaatttgtttacagaataacattaaatatctctaaatataataattgtcaACACAATAAGAGATTATATTGAGGCTTGATCAATGTGGATAAGATTATGAAATatattacaacttttttttaatataaaacatattaCAACTAAATTGGATAAGAGATGAAAGATTTTAAATCAACACAAcgataaatgattttttttattttgttattgggATGAAATTTTATGAATGATTAATCTATTTCAttctaatgaaatttttttcttttaactacattttttttttcatccacgTTTGATATTTGACTATACAAACTTGTCGGTGCATCCAAAACGCGAATACAAAATTGGTATTGATTGCAGTATCAAACTTAGTTGCATTCAGCTACGATGAGTTCCTCAGCTTCAGAGGCTCAGACACACGCTATGGTTTTTCTGGCAATCTCTACAAGGCTCTTCATGACAGAGGAATTCACACTTTCATTGATAACGAGAATCTTCGGAGTGGACATCGTTGTGCTCTCTAACAACTACGCTTCTTCCTTGTTTTGCTTAGATGAACTTGCCTACACCCTTGAGTGTCGtgagagaaaaaatttattggtTTTGCCGATCTTTTATAACCTCAATCCTTCTCACGTGCGACACCAGAAAGGTAGTTATGACGAAGCATTGGCTAAGCATGCAAGG from Glycine soja cultivar W05 chromosome 8, ASM419377v2, whole genome shotgun sequence includes:
- the LOC114424416 gene encoding uncharacterized protein LOC114424416 translates to MHIFYSYEQLIAILDSIQPYKAMSSSLSQFKKKQNLPIETTFKLPADIPVWPPGGGFATGIIDLGGGLLVSQISTFNKVWTTYEGGPNNLGATFFEPTGLSEGFFMLGCYCQPNNKPLHGCVLVGKDNSSTSNGALAEPVDYKLVWNTKSQKIKQDGHGYIWLPISPDGYNPVGHVVTTSPEKPSLDKIRCVRSDLTDESTTCHSMKLWRTENKRFNVYDVRPIKRGIEAQGVSVGTFLAQSGGGTNSKAFPIFCLKNTKGSFSYMPNLSQIKAMIKAYSPYMYLHPMEEYLPSSVDWFFTNGAVLIEKRKGVIRESSIEPNGTNLPQGSSNDYDDATYWLDLPLDETKRVSVKKGDLASSQAYVHVKPMLGGTFTDIVMWVFYPFNGGARAKVACTNIPLRTKGEHVGDWEHLTLRISNFNGELWKVYFSQHSKGQWEDASELEFQNGNRPVAYSSLHGHALFPKPGLVMQGMRGLGVRNDAAKSDAVMDMATWFEIVAAEYLGSQIREPPRLNFCMNWGPKEGPKGPKQKDMWKGDER